The proteins below are encoded in one region of Parasegetibacter sp. NRK P23:
- a CDS encoding T6SS immunity protein Tdi1 domain-containing protein, translated as MRLSLAQLTKDIANANLEDFLSCWRWLVTDMKAVVTISCLGDMFFLGKDDNVYWLQTENGELTKIASSLEEYQLFLDDEVKLDDWFLPLLIEKLIDSGKTLKENEVYSYKQLPILGGEYSVDNIDPTDMSIHFAFCGQICEQIKNLPDGTKVNIKVQ; from the coding sequence ATGAGACTTAGTTTAGCGCAATTAACAAAGGATATAGCTAATGCAAACTTGGAAGACTTTTTATCATGTTGGCGCTGGCTAGTGACCGACATGAAGGCTGTTGTTACAATTTCGTGTTTAGGTGATATGTTCTTTTTAGGAAAAGACGACAATGTTTATTGGCTTCAAACAGAAAACGGCGAATTGACAAAAATTGCTAGCTCCTTAGAGGAGTATCAATTATTTCTTGATGACGAGGTAAAACTGGACGATTGGTTTCTCCCTTTGCTCATTGAGAAATTGATAGACAGTGGGAAAACTCTAAAAGAGAACGAAGTTTACAGTTATAAACAGCTTCCTATACTAGGTGGCGAATATTCTGTGGACAATATAGATCCGACGGATATGAGTATTCATTTTGCATTTTGTGGACAGATATGTGAGCAAATCAAAAATCTGCCAGACGGAACTAAGGTTAACATAAAAGTTCAATAG